A window of Streptomyces sp. NBC_01241 genomic DNA:
ATAGCCCTGCCTTGGCCCGGCCGGACAGAACGGCTGCCGCATTACTCCGGGACGCGGCCTGGCGCGCAGGTCCCGGATGCGTGCAGACTTCCGACAGAGGCGTTACGAAGGGGGCGAAGCAGTCATGCCGGAAACGGAGTTCAGCGCGACGGGGGTACGGATCGAGCGGTGGGCCCGCTCGCTCACGAGGGCCGGGCAGGTCGTCGTCAAGGACGGCAGGCTGGCCCTGCTGACCAGTTACGGACGGGAGATCGACAGCGCCCCGGTGGTGGCGGTGAGCGCGGGCAGGCCGTGGTTCGCCGGAGCAGGGGCGGCCGTGGCGCGTCTCAACGGGACGCGGTACCGGCTGACGATGGGGCAGCGCAACCACGGTCCGGACACGGCCGGACCGGCCCACCGCTTCCTCGAGACGCTGCGGAGCGCGGGCGGCCGGATGATCTGACGGAGCAACCCCGCCGGGACAGCGCGAGTTGCACAGCCGTGGCCCCTGAGCGACATTGGTCACATGTCACTCATGGTTCATCAGCGGTGACACTGAGATCCGTCACCGCCGGTCCGGATTCAGCGGTTCGTCGTCTGCTGGATCCGTCCCTCTCGTCTTCTTCCGGACCTATTTCGGGGAGTCGCAGCCGTGATCAGCGAGCCAAGCAGGCACTGCACGGTGGAGCTCCAGGCCCTGCCGTCGCGGATCGGTCAGGTCCGCAGAATCGTTTCAGCGCAGTTGCGCTACTGGCATCTCGATCCGTTGATCGACCATGCGGCGCTCGGCGTCACCGAACTGCTGACCAATGTCCACCGGCATGCCCAGCCGGACAAGTCGTGCACCGTCGAGATCGAGTTGCTGCTCGAACGGCTGACGGTGTCCGTCCACGACCACGACCCGCGGCTGCCGACCGTGTGCGACCCCAGTGCGTCCAGTACGTCGGGGCGCGGGCTCGCGCTGATCGCCGCGGTCAGCGAGAGCTGGGGCGTCCGCCCGAGCGGCGGGGCCGGGAAGGTCGTCTGGTTCACCCTTCCGGCACCTCCTCCCCTGTTCACCGGGCGGCCACCGCACTCGGTGTACGGGGCGACCACGGACGGGCCGTTCGAGCCGGACGCCGTCACGTATCTGGAGAGCCGTACACCCTCCGTCGCCCGGTCGGCGGTGGTCGGGTAGCGGAAATGGAGGAGCGGGGCGCCGTCCGGCGCCCCGCTCCTCCATTTCCGTGCGCTGTTCGGCGCCTTTCCGTGCGCTATTCGGCGGCGATCGCGCGGAGCACGTCCAGCCGTGCCGCCCGGCGGGCCGGCCGGCGGCCTGCCAGCGCCCCGGCGGTGATCCCCACGAGGGCGATCACCAGGAGCCGCAGCGGCGGCAGCGCGAAGGAGAAGGCGGTGCCGCCCGCGGATGCCTCGACCAGCACCCAGCCGAGGAAGCCGCCGAGCAGCAGACCGCCCGCCGTGCCGAACGCGGCGACCAGGACGGACTCCCAGCGGACCATGGACCGCAGCTGGCTCCTGGTCTGCCCGACGGCCCGCAACAGGCCCAGTTCCCTGGTGCGTTCGTGGACGGCCAGCGTGAGCGTGTTGGCGATGCCCAGCAGCGCGATCAGTACGGCGAGTGCCAGCAGGGCGTAGACCAGGGTGAGCATCATGTCGATGCCGCCGGCCGAGGACTGTGCGTACTCGCTGCGGGTCTGTACGTCCGGATTGCCGTACGCCTCCGCGGTCTTCGCGACCGCCGCCTTGCCGTCGGCGATGGACACGCCGGGCTTGAAGGAAACGGCGATCAGCGAGTCGGAGTCCTGGGCGCGGTGCGGGTCCCAGGCCTGGCGGGTGATGACGTAGTCGCCCGCCAGTTCCGGCCGGTCGTAGACGGCGCGGACCGTGAAGTTCTGCCGGGTGCCGTCGGTGAAGGTGAGCCGTGCGGTGGAGCCGGTGCGCAGTCCGCGCTTGCCGGCCTCGGCGGCGGACACCGCGATCCCGCTCGTGCCCAGCCCGTTCAGCGATCCGTCGACCCGGCCGAGGTCGAAGACCCTGCCGAGCGCGGCCGGGTCGGTGACGGTCAGGGCGCGTCCGGCGCCGTCGACCTCGGCGACCCCTTTACCGAGGCCGACCGCCGTAGCGACCTCCGGCAGCCGGTCGACGGCCGGGGCGAGCCGGGGGCTGAGGCCGCTGCCGCCCGCCCCGAAGGCGGGGGCACTGATGGCGACGTCGCCCGCGAAGGCACGGTCCACCGTCTGGTTCATGGTGGCCTTCAGCGAGGCACCGAAGACGGTGAACAGGGAGACCACGGCGACGCCGATCATCAGCGCGGTCGCGGTGGACGCGGTCCGTCGGGGGCTGCGCAGGGCGTTGCGGCGAGCCAGCCGGCCCGTGACGCCGCGCAGCCGGTCGAGCGGAGCGCCGAGGAACCGTACGGCGTACGTGGAGGCGACCGGTCCGAGCGACACGAACGCGGCGAGTGCGAGTACCGCACCGGCGGCCGACAGCGGGCCGGACGGGCCGGCCGACACGCCGGCCAGGATGGTGCCGACGGAGGCGGCCAGCAGTACGAGCCCGGTCAGGGTGCGGGTGCGGGATGCCGCGGAGTGGTCCACGGCGCTCTCGCGCAGGGCGGCGAGCGGAGCGGTGCGGCCGGCCCGGACGGCGGGCAGGAGGGCGGAGCCGAGGCAGACGAGGACGCCGACGGCGAGCGGCAGCAGCAGCGACCCGGCGCCGATCACCAACGGGCCCGCGGGGAACGGGAATCCGACGGCGGAGAAGAGCGCCCGCAGTCCGGCGGCGATCCCGATGCCGCCGGCCAGACCCGCGGCGGAGGCGATCACGCCGACCGCGCCCGCCTCGACGAGGCTCGCTCCGACGACCTGGCCGCGGGAGGCACCGAGCGCGCGCAGCAGGGCGTTCTCGCGGGTCCGCTGAGCAACGACGATCGCGAAGGTGTTGTGGATGGAGAAGGCGGTGACGAGCAGCACGATCCCGGAGAACACCAGCAGCAGCGTGGTGAACAGGCTGAGGAAGGCGCCGGAGATCATGTCCCGGTCCTCGGCGGCCGAGGCCTGTCCGGTGATGGCCTCGACGCCCTTGGGCAGCACGGGGTGCAGTGCGTCGACGAGTTCCTGCTGACTGGTGCCCGGGCCCGCGCGCACCTGGATGGTCGATGCCTCGCCGGGCTTCGGCGTGAGGTACTTCTCGGCGTCGTCCTGCGTCATCGCGGTGTAGGTGACCTGTCCCATGCCGTCCTGGCCGCCGAAGGTGGCCAGTCCGACGATCGTGACGCGTACGGGGTCGGGGGTGCGCAGCACGGTGGTGTCGCCGATCCTGAGCCCGCCCCGGTCGGCGGCGCCGCGGTTGATGACGACCTCACCGGGTGCGGCGGGGGCGCGTCCGGCGGCGAGCCGGTACGGGTTGAGCTTCGGGTCGTCGATCCAGTTGCCGGCGAGGGTGGGCGGCCCCTGGCCGCCGACGGGTTTGCCGTCGGAACCGATGAGCTGGCCGGCGCCCTGGATGTCGGGGGCCGCCGCGGCGACCCCGGGGGTCTGCTCGATCGTCTTCACGAGTGCGGTGCTCACCGGCTGCCGGGTGCCCCGGGATTCACCGGCGACGGTGATCACGTCGGTCCCGCGCACAACGGCGTCGGTACCGGCGGTGGCGTTGCCGAACATGGTGTCGAAGCTCGCGCGCAGGGTGTCGCTCATGACGAGCGTCCCGGTGAGGAACGCGACGCCGAGCAGGACGGCGACGAAGGTGCCGGAGAAGCGGCGCTTGTGGGCGCGGAGCGAGGAGACGCTCAGGCGTACGGATGCCCGGGGGCTGGTCATGGCGTCACCGCCTTCGTGAGGGGTGGGGGGCGAAGGACTTGAACCGGTCGATTACGCGCTCCGCCGTGGGGTCGGTCATCCGGTCGACGAGCCGGCCGTCGGCGAGGAAGACGACCTCGTCGGCGTGGGCGGCGGCGACCGGGTCGTGGGTGACCATGACGACCGTACGGGCGGTCTGCCGGACGGTGCCGCCGAGCAGCCGGAGCACCTCCTGGCTGGAGCGGGAGTCGAGGTTACCGGTCGGTTCGTCGGCGAAGACGACATCGGGGCTGCCTGCGAAGGCCCGGGCCACGGCCACCCGTTGCTGCTGTCCGCCGGACAGTTCGCCGGGGCGGTGGTGCAGCCGGTCCCGCAGTCCGACGGTGTCGATCAGTGCGTCGAGCCACTCCGGGTCGGGGCGCTCGCCCGCCAGATCCAGGGGCAGGGTGATGTTCTCCGCGACGGTGAGTGTCGGCAGGAGGTTGAAGGACTGGAAGACGAAGCCGATGCGCTGCCGGCGCAGCAGGGTGAGCCTGCGGTCGTCGAGGGCGCTGAGGTCGGTGTCGCCGATGAAGGCGGAGCCGGAGGTGAGGGTGTCGAGTCCGGCCGCGCAGTGCAGGAGGGTGGATTTGCCGGAGCCGGAGGGCCCCATGATCGCGGTGAAGCGGCCGGCCGGGAAGTCGACGCTCACCCGGTCCAGGGCCCTGACCCGGGTGTCTCCCGTGCCGTAGAGCTTCACGGCGTCGACGAC
This region includes:
- a CDS encoding ABC transporter ATP-binding protein, which codes for MTTTVPTSGPTPTPTSATAAAARVVDAVKLYGTGDTRVRALDRVSVDFPAGRFTAIMGPSGSGKSTLLHCAAGLDTLTSGSAFIGDTDLSALDDRRLTLLRRQRIGFVFQSFNLLPTLTVAENITLPLDLAGERPDPEWLDALIDTVGLRDRLHHRPGELSGGQQQRVAVARAFAGSPDVVFADEPTGNLDSRSSQEVLRLLGGTVRQTARTVVMVTHDPVAAAHADEVVFLADGRLVDRMTDPTAERVIDRFKSFAPHPSRRR
- a CDS encoding ABC transporter permease, with translation MTSPRASVRLSVSSLRAHKRRFSGTFVAVLLGVAFLTGTLVMSDTLRASFDTMFGNATAGTDAVVRGTDVITVAGESRGTRQPVSTALVKTIEQTPGVAAAAPDIQGAGQLIGSDGKPVGGQGPPTLAGNWIDDPKLNPYRLAAGRAPAAPGEVVINRGAADRGGLRIGDTTVLRTPDPVRVTIVGLATFGGQDGMGQVTYTAMTQDDAEKYLTPKPGEASTIQVRAGPGTSQQELVDALHPVLPKGVEAITGQASAAEDRDMISGAFLSLFTTLLLVFSGIVLLVTAFSIHNTFAIVVAQRTRENALLRALGASRGQVVGASLVEAGAVGVIASAAGLAGGIGIAAGLRALFSAVGFPFPAGPLVIGAGSLLLPLAVGVLVCLGSALLPAVRAGRTAPLAALRESAVDHSAASRTRTLTGLVLLAASVGTILAGVSAGPSGPLSAAGAVLALAAFVSLGPVASTYAVRFLGAPLDRLRGVTGRLARRNALRSPRRTASTATALMIGVAVVSLFTVFGASLKATMNQTVDRAFAGDVAISAPAFGAGGSGLSPRLAPAVDRLPEVATAVGLGKGVAEVDGAGRALTVTDPAALGRVFDLGRVDGSLNGLGTSGIAVSAAEAGKRGLRTGSTARLTFTDGTRQNFTVRAVYDRPELAGDYVITRQAWDPHRAQDSDSLIAVSFKPGVSIADGKAAVAKTAEAYGNPDVQTRSEYAQSSAGGIDMMLTLVYALLALAVLIALLGIANTLTLAVHERTRELGLLRAVGQTRSQLRSMVRWESVLVAAFGTAGGLLLGGFLGWVLVEASAGGTAFSFALPPLRLLVIALVGITAGALAGRRPARRAARLDVLRAIAAE
- a CDS encoding ATP-binding protein — encoded protein: MISEPSRHCTVELQALPSRIGQVRRIVSAQLRYWHLDPLIDHAALGVTELLTNVHRHAQPDKSCTVEIELLLERLTVSVHDHDPRLPTVCDPSASSTSGRGLALIAAVSESWGVRPSGGAGKVVWFTLPAPPPLFTGRPPHSVYGATTDGPFEPDAVTYLESRTPSVARSAVVG